The following proteins are encoded in a genomic region of Bacteroidota bacterium:
- a CDS encoding alkaline phosphatase family protein, with protein MKKLKLLIAFMCFVGYNSFAQTQPSLLKAGPMLGYVEHREVLIWLEVAQEVKKVELVYAEKLLPQTSYKVAYKGILGQQYNPIKFEIGNLKMNTAYEYSIMLNGKKIELPFNTEFKTKDLWEWRKPAPDFSFLIGSCTYINDSAYDRPGKPYGASPEILTTMGNMPSEFMIWSGDNLYYREADYSSEWGMQYRYSHDFSIPQLQKLRATRANYAIWDDHDYGPDDANKSWEYKKEALQLFSSYWGNKTFGEPDNEGIYTKFKWSDAEFFLMDDRYHRSPNELQDSINGKPNYAKQFYGQKQLEWLKTSLISSRSLFKFIVTGGQMLNPMADKECFRFYAAEFNELMNFIVENKINGVVFLSGDRHFSEMIKYTPTNFYPLYDFTCSSITSGIHNISNKPEFTNPNRVEGSLLLENNFGKISLLGNKGERIVQFETYSATGELKWKFRLSEKELKTKN; from the coding sequence ATGAAAAAACTTAAATTACTCATAGCATTTATGTGCTTTGTAGGGTACAATTCTTTTGCACAAACTCAACCGAGTCTTCTAAAAGCTGGACCGATGCTGGGTTATGTTGAACATCGTGAAGTACTAATATGGTTAGAAGTGGCACAAGAGGTAAAAAAGGTGGAGTTGGTTTATGCTGAAAAATTACTTCCTCAAACTTCTTATAAAGTTGCATACAAAGGAATCTTAGGACAACAATACAATCCTATAAAATTTGAAATTGGTAATTTAAAAATGAATACTGCATATGAATATAGTATCATGCTCAATGGCAAAAAAATAGAGCTACCATTTAATACCGAATTTAAAACTAAGGATTTATGGGAATGGCGTAAACCAGCTCCTGATTTTTCATTTCTAATTGGAAGTTGCACGTACATCAACGACAGTGCATACGATAGGCCTGGAAAACCTTATGGAGCATCACCTGAAATACTAACAACAATGGGTAATATGCCCAGTGAGTTTATGATTTGGAGTGGCGATAATTTGTATTATCGAGAAGCCGATTATAGTTCGGAATGGGGCATGCAGTATCGTTATTCACACGATTTTAGTATTCCTCAATTACAAAAATTACGTGCAACAAGAGCTAATTATGCCATTTGGGATGATCACGATTATGGCCCCGATGATGCAAATAAATCTTGGGAATATAAAAAAGAAGCCTTGCAACTTTTTTCTTCGTATTGGGGAAATAAAACTTTTGGAGAGCCCGACAATGAAGGTATCTATACTAAATTTAAATGGAGCGATGCTGAGTTTTTTTTAATGGACGATCGTTATCATCGATCACCGAATGAGTTGCAAGATAGTATTAATGGCAAACCAAATTATGCAAAGCAATTTTATGGGCAAAAGCAGTTGGAATGGCTGAAAACTAGTTTAATTTCATCAAGAAGTCTTTTCAAATTTATTGTAACGGGAGGTCAGATGCTCAATCCAATGGCTGATAAGGAGTGTTTTCGATTTTATGCTGCTGAATTTAATGAATTGATGAATTTTATTGTGGAAAATAAAATTAATGGAGTAGTATTTTTAAGTGGTGATAGACATTTTTCGGAAATGATAAAATATACACCGACCAATTTTTATCCGCTATATGATTTTACTTGCTCAAGTATCACATCCGGAATTCACAACATTAGCAACAAACCTGAATTTACTAATCCGAACAGGGTGGAAGGCTCATTGTTACTGGAGAATAATTTTGGTAAAATTTCATTACTTGGGAATAAAGGAGAACGTATTGTACAATTCGAAACTTATTCTGCAACGGGTGAACTAAAATGGAAATTTCGGCTTAGTGAAAAGGAGCTTAAAACAAAAAACTAA
- the mnmE gene encoding tRNA uridine-5-carboxymethylaminomethyl(34) synthesis GTPase MnmE, translating into MIHELNDTIVAPATAPGIGAIALIRVSGKEALSLCAAIFYSPIGKQNLATKKSHTAHFGTIRDGSLLIDEVVATLFLAPRSFTGETTVELSCHGSPYIQQQIISLLLKKGARMARAGEFTMRAFLNGKLDLSQAEAVADVIAADTEAAHKLALQQMRGGFSSDIRLMRQQLIDFAALMELELDFSEEDVEFANREQFVQLVKSIQLKLLPLIDSFKLGNVIKNGVPVAIAGKPNAGKSTLLNTLLNEERALVSEIAGTTRDSIEEVLNVNGIAYRFIDTAGLRDTNDRIEKMGVEKSYEKIKNAGILLYVIDASEIHSGQDLSDVITQVTSFQLPYLILANKSDLCPPEMLNLFKKTDKVLSISAKQKDGITEVKNALGNLLFDEETSKHSEVVTNLRHFDGLQKSFFALDDVLKGVQQGLTTELIALDLRRALAYMGELSGEISNEQVLDSIFSRFCIGK; encoded by the coding sequence ATGATTCACGAATTAAACGATACCATTGTAGCACCAGCAACTGCTCCCGGAATAGGAGCCATCGCATTAATTCGGGTATCTGGAAAAGAAGCGCTATCACTTTGTGCTGCTATATTTTACTCGCCCATCGGAAAACAAAATTTAGCAACTAAAAAATCACATACTGCACATTTTGGAACTATTCGCGATGGTAGTCTTTTGATTGACGAAGTAGTAGCCACATTATTTTTAGCGCCACGTTCCTTTACAGGAGAAACAACTGTTGAATTAAGTTGTCATGGTTCGCCTTATATACAACAGCAAATTATTTCGTTGTTGTTGAAAAAAGGAGCACGTATGGCTCGTGCAGGAGAATTTACCATGCGTGCTTTTTTAAACGGGAAGTTAGATTTAAGTCAGGCTGAAGCTGTAGCCGATGTGATTGCTGCTGATACGGAAGCTGCACATAAGCTTGCTTTACAACAGATGCGAGGTGGATTTAGTAGCGATATTCGGTTGATGCGGCAACAACTCATAGATTTTGCAGCACTCATGGAATTGGAACTTGATTTTTCAGAAGAAGATGTAGAGTTTGCTAACCGTGAACAATTTGTACAATTAGTAAAAAGCATACAACTAAAACTGTTGCCTTTAATTGATTCGTTTAAATTAGGCAATGTTATTAAAAACGGCGTTCCTGTAGCAATAGCCGGAAAACCCAATGCAGGAAAATCTACTTTACTCAATACCCTGTTGAATGAAGAGCGGGCTTTGGTGAGCGAAATTGCAGGCACAACCCGTGATAGTATTGAGGAAGTGCTAAATGTTAACGGCATAGCTTACCGATTTATTGATACAGCCGGATTGCGCGATACAAATGATCGTATTGAAAAAATGGGAGTAGAGAAGAGCTATGAGAAAATAAAAAATGCCGGTATACTTTTGTATGTGATTGATGCTAGCGAAATTCATTCAGGTCAAGATTTGTCCGATGTTATTACCCAAGTAACTTCCTTTCAATTACCCTATTTGATCTTGGCGAATAAAAGTGATTTATGCCCTCCCGAAATGCTTAATTTGTTTAAGAAAACTGATAAGGTGCTAAGTATTTCAGCCAAGCAAAAAGATGGTATTACAGAAGTGAAAAATGCTTTAGGCAACTTACTTTTTGATGAAGAAACATCAAAACACTCGGAGGTAGTTACTAATTTGAGGCATTTTGATGGGCTGCAAAAATCATTTTTTGCCCTAGATGATGTATTAAAAGGGGTTCAACAAGGACTCACCACCGAACTAATAGCTTTAGATCTGCGACGAGCACTAGCTTACATGGGTGAGTTA